Proteins from one Camelina sativa cultivar DH55 chromosome 8, Cs, whole genome shotgun sequence genomic window:
- the LOC104709248 gene encoding uncharacterized protein LOC104709248: protein MDSNELETNQIVVHNEATATATGSVPPEEGGEGQAIQDDEPDDEDPREQDAFEIDKAVVEFIDEPSIVHDEYPDSSSDEDDEACRERKRNNIRKVDGTLYYHQTFFNAIAFKEAVLGHALKTGCNIAQYMYEKTKIGFRCPGDGCIWRIYCAITKKCRRWRVNKYIDKHTFNPNGDCEMLKVPVISRLFLDQIREEPEYFMPMKIEQTIKAKWKITVSRPQCQAARNKALRWIEKEYDEQFARLQDYAAEIRESNQDSTVEITVSRPQCQAARNKALRWIEKEYDEQFARLQDYAAEIRESNQNSTVEVNIVTNDAGEEVFNSFYVCFDVLKRTWKDTCRPLIGLDGTFIKGKVKENILNWLWFVRKIKADLGLMDGDGYIIVSHRQKGLIRAVELELPKVEHRMCVRHIYGNLKKSHGKDKEMKKYVWYIAWSYNEKDFEANMIKLQNYSENVWRDVVKSKPKTWCRAFYKQGNFYEDVENNSVESFNNSILKARDKAFVPMLETIRRLAMVRIAKRSAESHDHNGRCTPYVSKFLAKEIEKASECQIRRSTNDSYKATLSGVSHWVSLTERTCTCQKWQICGIPCEYAYGVMINRKFEVEDYVCFWFRTPMWRRNYTEGLVPQRGPAYWPSTNLPNVHRPPSPPQPGRKKGKESKKDKKRKRGPNESPSKKAPKQFKRIMHCGICGEAGHNSRFHSKKKSSKQTFEPETALGTQGTQVEQSQGVVMSQG from the exons ATGGATTCGAATGAGCTGGAGACGAATCAGATAGTCGTTCATAACGAGGCTACTGCTACTGCTACTGGGTCTGTTCCGCcagaggaaggaggagaaggtCAGGCGATCCAAGACGATGAACCCGACGATGAAGATCCAAGAGAGCAAGACGCGTTTGAAATCGATAAAGCCGTAGTGGAGTTTATAGACGAACCATCGATCGTTCATGATGAGTATCCGGACAGttcaagtgatgaagatgatgaagcttgCCGGGAGAGAAAGCGGAACAACATCAGAAAAGTAGATGGGACTTTGTACTATCACCAGACATTCTTCAACGCCATTGCATTTAAGGAAGCTGTACTCGGCCATGCTCTGAAGACTGGATGCAACATCGCACAATACATGTATGAGAAAACCAAGATTGGATTTAGATGTCCTGGAGATGGGTGTATTTGGCGCATATATTGTGCAATCACGAAGAAATGTAGGAGGTGGAGGGTGAATAAGTACATTGATAAGCATACATTTAATCCGAATGGAGATTGTGAGATGTTGAAGGTTCCTGTTATCTCTAGGTTGTTTCTAGATCAAATCAGAGAAGAACCTGAGTATTTCATGCCAATGAAAATAGAACAAACCATTAAAGCGAAATGGAAGATCACTGTATCCAGGCCTCAATGTCAAGCTGCAAGGAATAAAGCATTGAGATGGATTGAGAAAGAGTATGATGAGCAGTTTGCAAGGCTCCAAGATTATGCGGCTGAGATACGAGAATCAAACCAAGATTCAACTGTTGAA ATCACTGTATCCAGGCCTCAATGTCAAGCTGCAAGGAATAAAGCATTGAGATGGATTGAGAAAGAGTATGATGAGCAGTTTGCAAGGCTCCAAGATTATGCGGCTGAGATAcgagaatcaaaccaaaattcaacTGTTGAAGTTAACATTGTGACTAACGATGCAGGAGAAGAGGTGTTCAACAGTTTCTATGTCTGCTTTGATGTGCTCAAGAGAACATGGAAAGATACTTGTAGGCCACTAATAGGTTTAGATGGAACCTTTATAAAAGGTAAAGTTAAAG aaaacatattaaattggTTGTGGTTTGTGAGGAAGATCAAGGCTGATTTGGGACTAATGGATGGTGATGGTTATATCATAGTCTCTCATCGCCAAAAG gGACTCATCCGAGCTGTTGAGTTAGAGCTACCAAAGGTTGAGCATAGAATGTGTGTCCGACACATTTATGGCAACTTGAAGAAAAGTCATGGGAAAGataaagagatgaagaagtatGTCTGGTATATTGCATGGAGCTACAATGAGAAGGATTTTGAAGCAAACATGATCAAGCTTCAAAACTACAGTGAGAATGTCTGGCGTGATGTTGTAAAGTCGAAACCAAAAACTTGGTGCAGGGCGTTCTACAAGCAAGGGAACTTCTATGAAGATGTTGAGAATAACTCAGTCGAGTCATTCAACAACTCCATTTTGAAAGCAAGGGACAAAGCATTTGTGCCAATGCTTGAGACCATAAGGAGACTTGCGATGGTCAGGATTGCGAAGAGATCTGCCGAATCTCATGATCACAATGGGAGATGCACGCCATATGTGTCTAAGTTCCTTGCCAAAGAAATTGAGAAAGCTTCAGAATGCCAGATAAGAAGGAGCACAAACGACAGTTACAAAGCTACACTTAGTGGAGTTTCTCATTGGGTAAGCTTGACTGAGAGGACTTGCACTTGTCAGAAATGGCAAATCTGTGGCATTCCTTGTGAGTATGCTTATGGAGTCATGATTAATAGGAAGTTTGAGGTTGAAGACTATGTGTGTTTCTGGTTTCGGACACCTATGTGGAGGAGGAACTACACAGAAGGCCTTGTTCCACAAAGAGGACCTGCTTATTGGCCATCTACCAACCTCCCTAATGTGCATAGACCACCATCACCACCGCAGCCTGGGAGGAAGAAAGGAAAGGAGAGTAAGAAGgacaaaaagaggaaaagaggaCCAAATGAGTCTCCTTCAAAAAAGGCACCTAAACAGTTCAAAAGGATAATGCATTGTGGTATATGTGGTGAAGCTGGTCACAATTCTAGGTTTCactcgaagaagaagtcttCTAAACAG ACATTTGAACCAGAGACTGCTCTAGGTACTCAAGGCACTCAAGTGGAACAGTCTCAAGGAGTTGTGATGTCTCAAGGATGA
- the LOC104709249 gene encoding putative MOB kinase activator-like 2B yields the protein MKRKKPFESQLIRDRELLTVTIVCDNFREAVKLPLGVDINEWLALNIVAFYKQMRRLYATLEEFCTLTTCPDMKAGRYEYRWVDERTGKRHKMGSSPKYIESVLNWIRTQIYNETIFPKIFGEPFPPNFVDVVKCISRKLFRVYAHIYHSHFRTIVSLKGEAHLNTCFKHFVLFISEYQLVTNKKELAPLQKLINIILEA from the exons atgaagaggaagaaaccaTTTGAGAGCCAGCTG ATCCGGGACCGAGAGCTCCTTACAGTGACTATTGTGTGTGACAATTTCAGAGAAGCCGTGAAACTACCTCTTGGTGTAGACATCAACGAGTGGTTGGCCTTGAACA TTGTAGCTTTCTACAAACAAATGAGACGTTTATATGCTACTCTTGAAGAGTTCTGCACACTCACCACCTGCCCTGATATGAAGGCTGGAAG ATATGAGTATAGATGGGTAGATGAACGTACTGGAAAAAGGCATAAAATGGGTTCATCCCCTAAATATATTGAGTCTGTCTTGAATTGGATTCGAACTCAAATATATAACGAAACCATTTTTCCGAAGATATTTG gAGAACCGTTCCCTCCAAACTTTGTGGATGTCGTGAAGTGCATTTCGAGAAAGTTGTTTCGTGTATATGCACACATCTATCATTCTCATTTTCGAACGATTGTAAGTCTCAAGGGAGAAGCTCATCTCAACACTTGCTTCAAGCATTTTGTTCTCTTCATATCT GAGTACCAGTTGGTGACTAATAAGAAAGAGTTGGCTCCTCTTCAAAAACTCATCAACATTATTTTGGAAGCATAG
- the LOC104709247 gene encoding uncharacterized protein At4g04775-like produces the protein MSNSSGASSGTSNVQQRRRVVGVPKTCWCGASIVALISKSAANPYRSYYRCGYAASLKLIDDNHNFKWVDEALLDEIERLAVRMAVLEQTVSQITTESMDHQKIVFERMQMKLEKEIFERVV, from the exons ATGAGTAATTCATCTGGAGCTTCGAGTGGAACATCCAATGtacaacagagaagaagagttgtGGGTGTACCGAAGACGTGTTGGTGTGGAGCTAGTATCGTGGCATTGATTTCAAAGTCCGCTGCCAATCCATACCGCAGTTACTATCGTTGTGGTTATGCTGCATCACTTAAG CTCATTGATGATAACCACAATTTCAAGTGGGTTGACGAAGCATTGTTGGATGAGATCGAGAGATTGGCTGTCAGAATGGCTGTACTTGAACAAACAGTGTCCCAGATTACAACAGAGAGTATGGATCACCAAAAGATAGTTTTTGAGAGGATGCAAATGAAGCtagagaaagagatttttgagagg GTTGTATGA
- the LOC109125891 gene encoding myosin-17-like codes for MAPLIGIRHDSSHVVLISINKDWAIHQVDINNAFLQGTLNEEVYVSQPSGFVDKDHPHYVCRLRKALYGLKQAPRAWYIELRVFLLQSGFKTSLGDNSLFIYKHGLFYVYVLVYVDDIIIASPLPLVQKFNASLAARFSLKDLGPLSYFLGIEATRTSTGLHLMQRKYILDLLAKTKMLGAKPLNFVLFQLGRVVTEGSDLKLMDMDPFTEAIAKSIQAMHAMWLRVEEKINSLTSEVEALKASLQSERQDVEDLRKAFSEAEARNLDLATKLEIVSMRVDQLCDSENQAILVKCISQNLGYNNGGKPVVACVIYKCLLHWRSFELEKTNIFSRIVQTIASAIEVNNKELITDTNKVLAYWLSNSAMLVCLLQRTFRSSSVPSSSGVMRGVRVSSLDGKIQVVPKQPAMLFKKQLTGFVENIYGMIRDKLKEEIRRPLEFCKPPPSTLLYRKNWIGNWQPIVGSLRSYLNLMKANNVSLRIR; via the exons ATGGCTCCATTGATCGGTATAAGGCATGACTCGTCGCACGTGGTTTTAATCAGCA TCAATAAGGATTGGGCTATTCATCAGGTTGACATCAATAATGCTTTCTTGCAAGGCACCCTCAACGAGGAAGTCTACGTTTCACAACCCTCAGGCTTTGTCGATAAGGATCACCCTCATTATGTATGTCGATTGCGTAAGGCCttgtatggtttaaaacaaGCTCCGCGCGCTTGGTACATTGAGCTTCGTGTGTTTCTTCTTCAGTCGGGGTTTAAGACTTCTCTTGGTGACAATTCTCTCTTCATCTACAAACATGGACTCTTTTATGTGTATGTGTTGGTGTATGTTGACGACATTATCATCGCGAGTCCTCTTCCGTTGGTTCAAAAGTTCAATGCCTCTCTCGCGGCTCGTTTCTCGCTAAAGGATCTTGGTCCTCTAAGTTACTTCTTGGGTATTGAGGCTACGCGGACATCTACGGGACTGCATCTGATGCAAAGGAAATATATACTTGATTTGCTGGCTAAAACTAAGATGCTTGGTGCGAAACCG TTGAACTTCGTCTTGTTTCAACTCGGCCGCGTCGTAACCGAGGGCTCTGATTTGAAACTGATG GATATGGATCCTTTTACCGAGGCTATTGCTAAGAGTATTCAG GCTATGCACGCTATGTGGTTGAGAGttgaagaaaaaatcaattcatTAACATCAGAGGTGGAGGCTCTAAAG GCTTCGCTTCAGTCTGAACGACAAGACGTAGAAGACTTGAGAAAAGCGTTCTCCGAAGCAGAGGCTAGAAATTTAGACCTGGCCACAAAACTTGAAATTGTTTCGATGAGAGTAGATCAGCTTTGTGATTCG GAAAACCAGGCAATACTAGTGAAGTGCATCTCACAAAACCTTGGATATAATAATGGAGGCAAGCCTGTTGTTGCATGTGTCATTTACAAATGTCTCCTTCACTGGAGATCTTTTGAACTGGAAAAAACTAACATCTTTAGCCGTATCGTTCAAACAATAGCTTCTGCCATTGAAGTAA ATAATAAAGAGTTAATTACAGATACTAACAAGGTTTTGGCGTATTGGTTATCTAATTCAGCTATGTTAGTTTGCCTACTGCAACGCACATTCAGAAGCTCTTCAGTTCCATCGTCCAGC GGAGTCATGAGAGGTGTTCGAGTCTCTTCTCTGGATGGAAAAATCCAAGTCGTACCAAAGCAACCTGCAATGCTtttcaagaagcagcttactggtTTCGTCGAGAATATATATGGAATGATCAGAGATAAACTAAAAGAAGAGATCCGTCGTCCCCTTGAGTTTTGTAAACCG CCACCAAGTACATTGTTATACCGAAAAAATTGGATCGGTAATTGGCAACCTATTGTGGGAAGCCTGAGAAGTTACCTGAATCTAATGAAAGCAAACAATGTGAGTTTGAGGATCCgttaa
- the LOC104709245 gene encoding uncharacterized protein LOC104709245: MAMALVPVPNPPPGVDFDAEAEDRDEFHIDKMATDFTEAEESIRHNVYPESDDEDEEHVRSGAARRGTPIVRGDGSMYKGQSFYNGIAFQECVLDYALVSGCNLKQYRYDRDRIGFKCVGAKGKCMWKFYAACLHNESMWRITLYTKKHICVPNGECEMFKTPVIARLFLDKIREEPDYYMPLKMEQTIMEKWKISVTRGQCHAARRKALGWIELEYDTQFERLRDYEARYWKQIKIKGQLLVALGRDADNAIYAIAWCVVQVENTDNWSWFGNRLKIDLELGDGDGYIMVSDRQKGLIKVVELELLKIEHRKCVRHIYGNLKKIHPNKKRLKKLLWDLAWCYNSKDYEESLERIHAYDSSLYEDVMKTKPKTWCRAFHKIGSYYEDVENNSVESFTSTINKAREKPFVAMLEAVRRLAMVRIAKRSALSHSHEGICTPYVKRFLGEEHKAASLCFVHPSTNGAYEVYLGYDKHRVNLNERTCTCMKFQICGIPCEHAYGLILKKTLEAEDYVREWFRTFKWKENYTEGIVPQRGPRYWPGTGGESVHPPPRPDDEKVDKKRKKGAHESPTKKKPKQKKRIMHCGICGAADHNCRYHQKKKNKKNTTQGGTQVESTQGFLTQEK, encoded by the exons ATGGCGATGGCGTTAGTTCCCGTTCCTAATCCGCCTCCTGGAGTAGATTTCGACGCAGAAGCTGAGGATCGGGATGAGTTTCATATCGACAAGATGGCGACAGATTTTACTGAAGCCGAGGAATCGATTCGTCATAACGTGTACCCAGAAagtgatgatgaggatgaggaacATGTTCGTAGTGGTGCTGCGAGAAGGGGGACTCCCATCGTTCGTGGTGATGGTTCAATGTACAAAGGGCAAAGCTTCTACAATGGAATCGCTTTTCAGGAGTGTGTTCTCGACTACGCACTTGTATCCGGTTGTAACCTGAAGCAATATAGGTACGATAGAGATAGAATCGGTTTTAAGTGTGTTGGTGCTAAGGGGAAATGTATGTGGAAATTTTATGCGGCATGTCTGCACAATGAGTCGATGTGGAGGATTACATTGTACACGAAGAAGCATATTTGTGTACCTAATGGAGAGTGTGAAATGTTTAAGACGCCAGTGATAGCTAGGTTGTTTCTggataagataagagaagaaCCAGATTATTACATGCCTTTGAAGATGGAGCAGACTATAATGGAGAAGTGGAAGATATCAGTTACTAGAGGTCAATGTCATGCTGCTAGGAGAAAGGCATTGGGATGGATAGAGCTTGAATATGACACTCAATTTGAGCGGCTCAGAGATTATGAGGCGAGATATTGGAAGCAAATCAAG ATCAAGGGACAGCTTCTGGTTGCTTTAGGAAGAGATGCTGACAATGCTATCTACGCAATAGCTTGGTGTGTTGTTCAAGTTGAGAACACAGATAATTGGTCATGGTTTGGGAATAGGCTGAAGATCGACTTGGAGTTAGGTGATGGGGATGGTTACATTATGGTGTCTGATCGACAAAAG ggTTTGATTAAAGTTGTTGAGTTAGAGTTACTAAAGATTGAGCATCGAAAATGTGTTAGGCACATTTATGGTAATCTAAAGAAGATTCATCCGAATAAGAAGCGGCTGAAGAAACTACTCTGGGATCTAGCTTGGTGCTACAATAGTAAAGACTATGAAGAGAGTTTGGAGAGGATACATGCATACGACAGTTCCCTATATGAAGATGTTATGAAGACTAAACCAAAGACTTGGTGTAGGGCGTTCCACAAGATTGGCAGCTACTATGAGGATGTGGAAAACAACTCTGTGGAGTCCTTCACTAGTACAATCAACAAGGCAAGAGAGAAGCCATTTGTGGCCATGCTGGAGGCTGTTCGAAGGCTTGCAATGGTTCGGATTGCTAAGCGGTCTGCACTTTCTCATTCACACGAAG GGATATGCACTCCATATGTGAAACGTTTCTTGGGTGAAGAGCATAAGGCAGCTTCTCTGTGCTTTGTACATCCCAGCACAAATGGAGCTTATGAAGTTTACCTGGGATATGACAAACACAGAGTCAATTTGAATGAAAGGACTTGTACCTGCATGAAGTTTCAGATATGTGGAATCCCCTGTGAACATGCTTACGGACTGATACTCAAGAAGACATTGGAAGCTGAAGACTACGTGCGTGAATGGTTCCGAACTTTCAAGTGGAAGGAGAATTACACGGAGGGGATTGTTCCACAAAGAGGTCCACGCTATTGGCCTGGCACTGGTGGTGAAAGTGTGCATCCACCACCAAGGCCGGATGATGAAAAGGtagacaagaagaggaagaaaggtgCTCATGAGTCACCTaccaagaagaaaccaaaacaaaagaagagaatcatGCATTGTGGGATATGTGGTGCAGCTGATCATAATTGTAGgtaccaccagaagaagaagaataagaagaatacaACACAG GGTGGAACTCAAGTGGAATCTACTCAAGGTTTTCTTACTCAAGAGAAGTAA